A region from the Lates calcarifer isolate ASB-BC8 linkage group LG2, TLL_Latcal_v3, whole genome shotgun sequence genome encodes:
- the xkr5b gene encoding XK-related protein 5b — MRDYTATPGHEGACMPCCQVCVFFFTAFLIVAERTALIYCFVYYLWVGHNYCYAHLAAFTALFLLPGWGPQWLSYLWYLSDGRIRRKSLTWTHILHLGIFKRLWECMCLPDEDVYGEIMQQADVSALRLFEALVVTLPETLLQTYVLICTDIGLKSPASVCFVVCLLSLAWALVLYARACSLIRPGHLQMTPAAILCRLLWRVMMLGSRFGVLMLFTRIFKQWILGVIGVHWLGATFWMVSQQTDIIRSTSRWRLFNLVLGAIHIFLFLNVKYGQSRYRMTGFYLAMFLENAFLLLASSWLFTMVSWDTVGIPAAVFCSFLIGVIALVLYYRFLHPKSFEIFQSIRHRGIGGACMERGSTLSLEEKVTPTFHRHATLSGGGTLMDLPIQWEGWKHHHWLLIRLALKTGDVTRIWSAYGEGGLAGLMGLSEEVHSPDEPYVPRVPPVQPQVPQISHPTPQPAPPQVTQVPQVREVVQPPQLPPTSVVARPVRKAPPTSIQDMRRFPEIMPVQEVIFEETAEEESISAPASEEKGDDEFQSAAYGSPTPSSPRQPGSLRHIDSNAATLTEASSSAGSPLDIKTPGWSPERRSPLLIGSPEKKLPGESSTTLYFSADAQSPSSGSYLGWGSELSPISSYRSPYRIREARFVTSTPRLEPRSESPGPAPVVVIPATPGTTPGTTPGGTPAASTPAASTSAASTPAASTPGASTPGATTPSTPVIPLTPVISHARKQMVQFVDTKERAV; from the exons ATGAGAGATTACACTGCGACTCCGGGCCATGAAGGCGCGTGCATGCCCTGCTGCCAAGTTTGCGTCTTCTTCTTTACCGCATTTCTCATCGTTGCAGAGAGGACGGCGC TGATCTACTGCTTTGTGTACTATCTGTGGGTGGGTCACAACTACTGCTATGCCCATCTTGCTGCCTTCACTGCACTGTTCCTGCTGCCAG GTTGGGGTCCTCAGTGGCTCAGTTACTTGTGGTACCTGTCCGATGGACGCATCCGCAGGAAGTCTCTCACCTGGACACATATACTGCACCTGGGTATCTTCAAAAG GCTGTGGGAGTGTATGTGTCTGCCAGATGAGGATGTGTATGGTGAGATCATGCAGCAGGCGGATGTGTCTGCCTTACGTCTGTTTGAGGCCTTGGTGGTCACCCTTCCCGAGACGCTGCTGCAGACCTACGTGCTCATCTGTACTGATATAGGACTCAAATCTCCAG cttctgtgtgttttgtggtgtgtttgttgtctctCGCCTGGGCCTTGGTCCTCTATGCCAGAGCCTGTTCACTCATCAGACCAGGACATTTACAAATGACCCCCGCTGCCATTCTCTGTCGTCTGCTGTGGAGG gtcaTGATGTTGGGATCTCGATTTGGTGTTCTCATGCTCTTCACACGCATCTTTAAACAATGGATCCTGGGAGTCATTG gtgTGCACTGGCTGGGTGCAACTTTCTGGATGGTGTCTCAGCAGACCGACATCATACGCTCAACGAGTCGATGGAGACTCTTCAACCTCGTTCTGGGAGCCAttcacatctttctcttcctcaaCGTGAAGTACGGTCAATCCAGATACCGCATGACTGGGTTCTACCTG GCCATGTTCTTAGAGAATGCTTTTCTTCTCCTGGCCTCCTCCTGGTTGTTTACCATGGTGTCCTGGGATACTGTTGGCATCCCAGCAGCAGTGTTCTGCAGCTTCCTCATTG GAGTGATAGCATTGGTGCTATACTATCGTTTCCTCCACCCTAAATCCTTCGAGATTTTCCAGAGTATTCGCCACAGAGGGATCGGTGGAGCCTGCATGGAGCGTGGATCTACACTGTCATTGGAGGAGAAAGTCACGCCCACGTTCCATCGTCATGCAACACTGTCTG gaggtgGGACTCTCATGGACCTTCCAATCCAGTGGGAGGGTTGGAAACATCACCACTGGCTGCTGATTCGTTTGGCCCTGAAGACGGGGGATGTAACAAGGATCTGGTCGGCGTATGGCGAGGGGGGACTGGCCGGACTGATGGGTCTGTCTGAAGAAGTTCACTCCCCAGATGAACCTTACGTCCCTCGG GTTCCACCTGTTCAGCCACAAGTTCCTCAGATCTCACATCCAACTCCTCAGCCAGCTCCACCACAGGTGACCCAGGTTCCACAG gTGAGAGAGGTGGTCCAGCCTCCACAGCTACCTCCCACCAGTGTAGTGGCCAGACCAGTGAGAAAAGCTCCTCCCACCTCAATCCAGGATATGAGAAGGTTTCCAGAGATTATGCCAGTCCAAGAGGTCATTTTTGAAGAGACTGCAGAGGAAGAGTCCATCAGTGCTCCAGCATCAGAGGAAAAAG gtgACGACGAGTTTCAGAGTGCAGCTTATGGCTCACCCACGCCTTCATCTCCACGGCAACCAGGTAGCCTCCGCCACATTGACAGCAACGCTGCAACCCTGACTGAGGCCTCGTCCTCCGCAGGCTCCCCCCTGGACATCAAGACTCCCGGCTGGTCACCTGAGAGACGATCCCCTCTCCTGATTGGTTCACCAGAGAAAAAACTCCCTGGAGAGTCCAGCACTACACTGTATTTCAGCGCAGATGCACAGTCTCCCTCCAGTGGGAGCTATCTCGGCTGGGGCTCCGAGCTGTCGCCCATCTCCAGCTACCGAAGTCCCTACCGGATCAGAGAGGCTCGTTTTGTCACATCCACCCCGCGACTGGAGCCCAGGTCTGAGAGTCCAGGCCCAGCCCCTGTAGTTGTGATCCCTGCCACTCCAGGCACCACACCTGGCACCACCCCTGGCGGGACCCCTGCTGCTTCCACCCCTGCTGCTTCTACGTCTGCAGCTTCAACACCTGCTGCCTCAACCCCTGGTGCATCGACTCCTGGTGCTACTACACCCAGTACTCCGGTCATTCCACTCACTCCAGTCATCTCCCATGCTCGTAAACAGATGGTCCAGTTTGTGGACACTAAAGAGAGGGCAGTGTAA
- the eva1a gene encoding protein eva-1 homolog A translates to MSTPTTGSPNMEVKVVSQEMALLSNILAAYTFIADQPERTALVFLGGVCVGLLITLCAIVFQIHCRADCSYGNSNKPHHRHRTRHHQRRHHSCPHHQPADGNPDSTAVVASGGTGPTGDSESEDWDDTSDLSARRRRRFERALLHATMYTSAEELDRAQRLEERERILREIWMNGQPDISTVTQSLNRYY, encoded by the exons ATGAGCACTCCAACGACAGGAAGCCCAAATATGGAGGTGAAGGTGGTCTCTCAGGAGATGGCATTGCTCAGCAACATATTAGCAGCTTACACCTTCATTGCAG aCCAACCTGAGCGGACAGCACTTGTGTTcctgggtggtgtgtgtgtcggcCTCCTCATCACACTCTGCGCCATCGTCTTCCAGATACACTGTCGAGCAGACTGCAGCTACGGGAACAGTAACAAACCTCACCATCGCCACAGGACCAGGCATCATCAGCGTCGCCATCACAGCTGTCCCCACCATCAGCCCGCTGATGGTAACCCAGACAGCACTGCTGTTGTTGCGTCTGGAGGGACTGGGCCCACCGGGGACAGCGAGTCAGAGGACTGGGATGATACGTCTGACCTGTCGGCACGACGACGCAGGCGCTTCGAGAGGGCTCTGCTGCACGCCACCATGTACACGTCGGCTGAgg AGCTGGACCGAGCCCAGCGGCTAGAGGAGCGAGAACGGATTCTCCGGGAGATCTGGATGAACGGACAGCCGGACATCAGTACAGTCACTCAGAGCCTCAACAGATATTACTGA